In Vibrio crassostreae, one DNA window encodes the following:
- a CDS encoding GntR family transcriptional regulator has translation MTEWKDDQPIFRQLATKISDQILQGVWLEQQALPSVRAVAADLKINHLTVMKSYQLLVDEGLVEKKRGQGMYVAEGALQKLKESAHQSFINTQIPAIAETLSIIDMSVEELVKQLAQHIKDKS, from the coding sequence ATGACCGAATGGAAAGACGACCAACCGATCTTTAGGCAGCTTGCTACGAAGATCAGTGACCAAATTCTTCAAGGTGTTTGGTTAGAGCAACAAGCATTGCCTTCGGTGCGTGCCGTTGCTGCTGATCTCAAGATCAACCACCTTACTGTCATGAAAAGCTACCAGTTACTGGTGGATGAAGGCTTGGTAGAGAAAAAACGCGGCCAAGGCATGTATGTGGCCGAAGGGGCACTTCAAAAATTGAAAGAGTCTGCACACCAATCATTCATCAATACACAGATCCCAGCCATCGCTGAGACGCTAAGCATCATTGATATGAGTGTCGAAGAACTTGTGAAACAGCTAGCACAACATATAAAGGACAAGTCATGA